The following nucleotide sequence is from Halorussus caseinilyticus.
GCCGAACACACGATGCTGGTGGACCTCGCGCGCAACGACGTGCGCCGGGTCGCTACCCCCGGAAGCGTCGAAGTCGAAGAGTTCATGAACGTCCTCAAGTACAGCCACGTCCAGCACATCGAGAGTACCGTGACCGGCCGACTCGCCGAGGACTCGGACCCCTTCGACGCCACCAGAGCCGCGTTCCCCGCGGGGACGCTCTCGGGCGCGCCCAAGATTCGCGCGATGGAGATTATCGACGACCTCGAACTGACCCCGCGGGGTCTCTACGGCGGCGGCGTCGGCTACTACTCGTGGTCGGGTGACGCAGACTTCGCCATCGTCATCCGGACCGCGACGGTCGAGTCCGAGACGGACGCCTCGCCGCCCGACCGGATTACGGTGCAGGCGGGCGCGGGCATCGTCGCCGACAGCGACCCCGCGGCCGAGTACGACGAGACCGAGAAGAAGATGGACGGCGTGCTGACCGCCCTCGAACGAATCGAGGACGAGTCGGCCCCCGAGACGGCGGACGCGGACCTCGGCCCGGACACGCCGGAGGTGGGGCGATGACCGCGAGCGCCGGGGGCGAGGCGGCGACGACCGACCGGCAGGTCCTCTTCGTGGACAACTTCGACTCGTTCACGTACAATCTCGTCGAGTACACCAGCGAACACGCCGAGACCGAAGTCGTCCGAAACACCGCCTCCCTCGCGGACGTGCGCGAGGCCGACCCCGACGCAATCGTCGTCTCGCCGGGACCGGGCCACCCCGAGAACGAGCGAGACGTAGGTGTCACTCTCGACGTGTTCCGCGAGGTGAGTCCCGAAGTGCCGACGCTCGGGGTCTGTCTCGGACTGGAATCGGCCGTCTACGCTTACGGCGGGTCGGTGGGCCGTGCGCCAGACCCGATTCACGGCAAGGCGTTCCCAGTCTCTCACGACGGACGCGGCGTGTACGCGGGACTCGAACAGGGGTTCCGCGCCGGGCGCTACCACTCGCTGGTGGCGACCGACGTGCCCGACTGCTTCGAGGTGACGGCGACGACCGACCACGACGGCCACGAGTTGGTGATGGGCGTCCGCCACCGCGAGTACCCCATCGAGTGCGTCCAGTTCCACCCCGAGAGCGTGCTGACGGCCGTCGGCCACGACGTGATTCGGAACTTCCTCACCGAAGTCGTCTGAGTCGTCCGCTCGCTCGTCGCGTCGCTCCTCGCTCGCGGCCGGTCCGGAGAGTCTCGGCTCAGCCGTCTCCGGTTAGTCGAGCTAACCCACCTTTCTTTCTCGTCGGGTGTCCTCACGCCCTCACTTCGTTCGGACGTTACGGCCACCGCTCCTCGAAAAATCTGGACCAAAAACCCCTGCTCGCTCGTCGCTCCGCTCCTCGCTCGCAGTCGTTCACGGACAGTAGGGACTCAGCCGTTTCCGGTTAGTCGGACTGGCGGTCCCGCGGCGCGCGGGCAGTGCCCGCGCGCCGCCCGCGCCCGGAACCGCGCGAGGCGTCCGCGCCGGGTTCGGCGCGCCCTCGTACTTGAAAGTCGGGTTTCGGACAGCTATCTACTGCTTAAATATCTTGAAACCGTTTCTTGGGAAATGTTTTTATTTGTCTGAGAATCCAAAAACAGTCCGGCTTCGGCCGACTGTCGGACGCTCGGCGAACCGTCCGCCGGGGTAGCGCCGAGCGCGCGACGGCGCGACGCGCCGTCGCGCGCGGACTCACAACAGGACGCCCGCGGTGTAAAGCGCGCCGACCACCACGATGGCGACCAGCAGGAGTCGCCACGCGAGATTCAACAGGATTCGGCCGACGAGTACGACGGCGGCGAGTCCGACGAGGGCGACGAGCAACGTGCCGAGCGGAGTTCCGAGCAATCCGGTGGCGAGCGGCGTGGCGAGCGAGGCACTCATGCTAAAATCAACGCGAGTCGGGCATCGTAAACGTATCGGCCCTTCAACACCGGCCGCGAAATCCGAATCGCCCGACATCGGCGTGGTAAGCTATCGTTACTCAAGTATTCGTCCGGTCGGCTGACCACTTTCGCCGCGGTCTGGGTACTCTTATTAGGGTGCGGGTGTTACCTTTGAGCGACCACTCATAGCCGTGAATCCACCTTTTGTACGGTCGGATTCCGGCGTGACTAATTTCCGACAGAGGCATCAAAGTACAAATAAATTTGGAGTAGTCCAACTGAGACAGTAAGGACTAAAGAGGAGGACTCAGAATGAAATCGTCGTCACGAATGAAACGAACTACGCCACTCGCAGTACCCGGAATCGCCGGACAGACGGGCGAGGTGAGCCACGCATGACCGATGCGGGCGAACCCACGGCCGACGAACTCACGCTGCCTATCAAGCGGACCGAGGGGGAGACGCTCGAAGACCGCCTGACGAGCAACGCCTATCACAACATCCTTCCGGCGCGCTACCTCCGGAAGAACGCCGACGGAAACCACATCGAGGAACAGGAAGACCTCTTCGTGCGAGTCGCCGAGAACATCGCGCTGGCCGAAGCCGTCTACGAGGCCGAAAAGCGCGACGAGGAAGTCACGGTCACGCCCGACCAACTCAAGCCCGACCACCCCCGGCGCGAC
It contains:
- the trpG gene encoding anthranilate synthase component II, giving the protein MTASAGGEAATTDRQVLFVDNFDSFTYNLVEYTSEHAETEVVRNTASLADVREADPDAIVVSPGPGHPENERDVGVTLDVFREVSPEVPTLGVCLGLESAVYAYGGSVGRAPDPIHGKAFPVSHDGRGVYAGLEQGFRAGRYHSLVATDVPDCFEVTATTDHDGHELVMGVRHREYPIECVQFHPESVLTAVGHDVIRNFLTEVV